The proteins below come from a single Zea mays cultivar B73 chromosome 8, Zm-B73-REFERENCE-NAM-5.0, whole genome shotgun sequence genomic window:
- the LOC103634961 gene encoding peptide-N4-(N-acetyl-beta-glucosaminyl)asparagine amidase A: MAPSAATASILLALIAILLPSVTAAAALQMRHRLGASLQVASLNASEPPTTFFEVDRPIRPPRGSAGPCSTLLLSATFGATYGRPPATAAYAPPACLGDAGGAGALALAVLEWAADCRGRQFDRIFGVWLSGAELLRSCTAEPRPNGILWSVSRDVTRYAALLAEPGEVAVYLGNLIDKTYTGVYHANLTLHLYFRTDPQPQPPPQQQQQADLIVPISRSLPLNDGQWFAIQNATDVQSKKLAIPSNTYRAVLQVFVSFHSDDEFWYTNPPNDYIRANNLSSVPGNGAFREVVARVDGEVVGAVWPFTVIYTGGVNPLLWRPITGIGSFNLPTYDIDITPFLGKLLDGEEHDFGFGVTNALDVWYVDANLHLWLDHKSEKTTGGLLSYEASGLNLNVSSEFTGLDGQFVTSASRHVSATGWVKSSYGEVTTTFNQRFCYENINVFRKNGTVQIVNQTIDAKSGIFAKDASAVLLSEEFHEVFPLYLYTGTSDQADDEYSLDSIVKFGINGKKTSGGKPGFLYSSLRNSQSAQGTMRVKKNLVVSGLGKTHQVYKYVGTDGCYFRDVSSRNYTIVSDRSDDSCSKRAYSSVSEKLNDQPARRKLLANKL; encoded by the coding sequence ATGGCGCCATCCGCCGCTACCGCGAGCATCCTCCTCGCCCTCATCGCCATCCTCCTCCCCTCCGTAACGGCGGCCGCGGCGCTGCAGATGCGGCATCGCCTCGGCGCGTCCTTGCAGGTCGCCTCCCTCAACGCGTCGGAGCCGCCGACCACCTTCTTCGAGGTCGATCGCCCGATCCGCCCTCCGCGCGGCAGCGCGGGGCCTTGCTCCACGCTTCTCCTCTCGGCTACCTTCGGCGCCACATACGGCCGCCCCCCCGCCACCGCCGCCTACGCGCCGCCGGCTTGCCTCGGCGACGCGGGCGGCGCCGGTGCCCTCGCGCTCGCCGTGCTCGAGTGGGCCGCCGACTGTCGCGGCCGCCAGTTCGACCGCATCTTCGGCGTCTGGCTCTCGGGCGCCGAGCTCCTCCGCAGCTGCACCGCCGAGCCGCGTCCCAACGGCATCCTCTGGTCCGTGTCCCGCGACGTCACCAGGTACGCCGCCCTCCTCGCGGAGCCCGGTGAGGTCGCGGTGTACCTCGGCAACCTCATCGACAAAACATACACCGGCGTCTATCACGCCAACCTCACGCTCCACCTCTACTTCCGCACCGATCCGCAGCCGCAGCCgccaccgcagcagcagcagcaggctgaTCTGATTGTGCCCATTTCAAGGAGCTTACCCTTGAACGACGGGCAGTGGTTCGCCATCCAGAATGCTACTGATGTGCAGTCAAAGAAGCTCGCCATTCCGTCGAACACCTACAGGGCGGTCCTTCAAGTGTTCGTTTCCTTCCATTCCGACGACGAGTTCTGGTATACCAATCCGCCCAACGATTACATTCGGGCGAACAACTTGTCCAGTGTCCCCGGCAATGGCGCATTCAGGGAAGTCGTAGCTAGGGTGGATGGTGAAGTCGTCGGCGCTGTTTGGCCATTCACTGTGATTTACACCGGTGGTGTTAACCCGCTTCTATGGCGGCCAATCACAGGAATCGGCTCATTCAATCTCCCGACATATGACATTGACATCACGCCATTCTTGGGCAAGCTCCTGGACGGCGAGGAACATGATTTCGGGTTTGGCGTGACAAATGCTCTTGATGTGTGGTACGTTGATGCCAATTTGCATCTGTGGCTGGATCACAAGAGCGAGAAGACCACTGGAGGCTTGCTCAGCTATGAGGCATCCGGATTGAACCTTAATGTGAGCTCAGAATTCACTGGATTAGACGGGCAGTTTGTGACAAGCGCAAGTCGGCACGTCTCTGCCACGGGATGGGTGAAATCGTCGTACGGGGAGGTCACCACAACCTTCAATCAGAGATTCTGCTATGAGAACATCAATGTGTTTAGAAAGAACGGCACTGTGCAGATCGTGAACCAAACAATCGATGCGAAGTCTGGCATTTTTGCCAAGGATGCTTCTGCCGTGCTGCTCTCTGAGGAATTCCATGAGGTTTTCCCGCTGTACCTTTATACTGGAACCTCAGATCAAGCGGACGATGAGTACTCATTGGATTCAATTGTTAAATTTGGTATCAATGGGAAGAAGACCTCCGGTGGGAAACCGGGCTTCTTGTACAGCTCCCTACGGAATTCACAGTCGGCACAAGGCACTATGAGGGTGAAGAAGAATTTGGTGGTCAGTGGATTGGGGAAGACCCATCAGGTGTATAAGTATGTGGGAACTGATGGATGCTACTTCAGGGATGTGAGCAGCAGGAACTACACTATAGTTTCCGACCGCTCCGATGATTCTTGTTCAAAAAGAGCATATAGCTCTGTCAGCGAGAAGTTGAATGATCAGCCAGCAAGAAGAAAGTTGCTGGCAAACAAATTGTAA